One window from the genome of Anaerococcus sp. Marseille-Q7828 encodes:
- a CDS encoding DUF1846 domain-containing protein: MKKIAFDNDKYIKLQSEKILERISHFDKLYLEFGGKLFDDGHASRVLPGFLPDSKLRMLDNIKDQTEIIITINANDIESNKIRGDNEISYDTETIRLKQAFEQKGFLVNSIVITQFNNGEKVLRFEKYLDNLSITHHRSYDIKGYPNDIDHILSKDGFGKNDYVETDRPLVVITGPGPGSGKMATALSLMYLDYERGKRSSYAKFETFPIWNLGLMHPVNIAYEAATANLNDVNMIDPYHLEAYGKLAVSYNRDVEAFPVLKRMLEKIMGQAPYKSPTDMGVNMVGFCITDSEAAIEASKDEIVRRYYNSLVDVRFAKESYSCVEKIQTLMSNLDISPEDRKVALAAREKEEITGKESFAIELADGRIMRGKKSKLFTAPAACILNALKKLGNLDDEILLLSPHIIEPVSNLKTKSLGETEPSLSINEMLIALAISATTNPLTHMAMEEIKNLKTLDAHSTVILNDSEKRMLRKLGINFTQDPVFGEDSGY, from the coding sequence ATGAAAAAGATTGCCTTTGATAATGATAAATACATAAAACTTCAATCAGAAAAAATATTAGAACGAATAAGTCACTTTGATAAATTATATCTAGAATTTGGTGGCAAATTATTTGACGATGGACATGCATCAAGAGTTTTGCCAGGTTTTTTGCCAGATTCTAAGCTAAGAATGCTAGATAACATCAAAGATCAGACCGAAATTATTATAACTATTAATGCCAATGATATAGAAAGCAACAAAATCAGAGGGGATAATGAGATATCTTACGACACTGAAACTATTAGGCTAAAGCAAGCCTTTGAACAAAAGGGCTTTTTGGTCAATTCTATAGTTATTACCCAATTTAACAATGGAGAAAAAGTACTAAGATTTGAAAAGTATTTGGATAACCTTTCAATAACTCACCATAGGTCTTACGATATCAAGGGCTATCCAAATGATATAGATCATATTTTGTCAAAAGATGGTTTTGGCAAAAATGACTATGTGGAGACCGATAGACCTCTTGTAGTCATAACAGGTCCAGGACCTGGCTCAGGAAAGATGGCTACAGCACTTTCTCTAATGTATTTGGACTATGAGAGAGGCAAAAGATCATCTTATGCAAAGTTTGAGACTTTCCCAATATGGAATCTTGGACTTATGCATCCTGTAAATATTGCCTATGAGGCAGCAACTGCTAACCTAAACGATGTAAATATGATAGATCCTTACCACCTAGAGGCATATGGAAAGCTTGCAGTTTCTTACAATAGAGATGTAGAGGCCTTCCCAGTTTTAAAGAGAATGCTAGAGAAAATTATGGGCCAAGCTCCATACAAGTCACCAACAGATATGGGTGTCAACATGGTAGGATTTTGTATCACTGACAGTGAGGCTGCCATAGAAGCATCCAAGGATGAGATAGTAAGGAGATACTATAACTCCCTAGTTGATGTTAGATTTGCAAAAGAATCTTATTCTTGTGTAGAAAAAATACAAACCTTAATGTCAAACCTTGATATTAGCCCAGAAGATAGAAAAGTTGCCCTGGCTGCTCGTGAGAAAGAAGAAATAACAGGCAAAGAATCCTTTGCTATAGAGTTAGCTGATGGAAGGATAATGAGGGGCAAAAAATCAAAACTATTTACGGCTCCTGCAGCTTGTATACTAAACGCCCTCAAAAAGCTAGGAAATCTTGACGATGAAATCCTACTTTTAAGCCCACATATAATTGAGCCTGTTTCAAACCTAAAGACCAAGTCTTTGGGAGAAACTGAACCATCATTATCAATAAATGAAATGCTCATAGCCCTAGCTATTTCGGCTACTACTAATCCTTTGACCCATATGGCCATGGAAGAGATCAAAAATTTAAAAACTTTAGATGCGCACAGCACAGTCATTTTAAATGACAGTGAAAAAAGAATGCTTAGAAAATTAGGAATAAACTTTACCCAAGATCCAGTTTTTGGGGAAGATAGTGGGTATTAA
- a CDS encoding FAD:protein FMN transferase has product MKLRRIFLSLFLIAGLSSCQNKDSSDNVKEPVVESGNPTSNKEAGKENVEKFDKVYYNYFDTVTSFTAYAESEEQFKEYTDILEAELEKYHELFNSYYDFDGVNNIKTINDNAGKGPVEVDPAIIELIEYSLDFDKKTDGKINIGLGNVIKMWHDAREESLDDESKAWVPTKEQLEEAASHSDVSQIKIDKENSTVEILDPEMSIDVGAIGKGFATKKVEEALRKNHVSTAILSVGGDDAIIGENPNKENGKWRIAIQNPDLQAENPYSSVVAVNNTAVVTSGDYQRFYEVDGKRYHHIIDSDTLFPSDYFRSVTVIQNDIALADALSTYLFTVDLERGMEVAKEFDAEVLWIDKDGNLFKTPGYEKLED; this is encoded by the coding sequence ATGAAGTTAAGAAGAATATTTTTATCCCTATTTTTAATAGCAGGACTTAGCTCCTGCCAGAATAAAGATTCAAGTGATAATGTGAAAGAACCTGTTGTTGAATCAGGAAATCCTACTAGCAACAAAGAAGCTGGTAAAGAAAATGTAGAGAAGTTTGACAAGGTTTATTATAACTACTTTGATACTGTTACATCATTTACTGCCTATGCAGAAAGTGAAGAACAATTCAAAGAATATACCGACATCCTAGAAGCAGAGCTTGAAAAATACCACGAATTGTTCAACTCATACTACGATTTTGATGGAGTAAACAATATAAAGACCATCAATGACAATGCTGGCAAAGGACCTGTAGAAGTTGATCCTGCCATAATTGAGCTTATAGAATACTCATTGGATTTTGATAAGAAGACTGATGGCAAAATCAATATTGGCCTTGGTAATGTCATAAAAATGTGGCATGACGCTAGGGAAGAGTCACTTGACGATGAGTCAAAGGCTTGGGTTCCTACAAAAGAACAACTAGAAGAAGCGGCAAGCCACAGTGATGTAAGTCAAATCAAAATTGATAAGGAAAATTCAACTGTAGAAATCTTGGACCCAGAAATGTCTATAGATGTAGGCGCTATCGGCAAGGGATTTGCAACCAAAAAAGTTGAAGAAGCCCTAAGAAAAAATCATGTGTCTACAGCTATATTATCTGTAGGCGGGGATGATGCAATAATAGGAGAAAATCCAAATAAGGAAAATGGTAAGTGGAGGATAGCTATCCAAAACCCAGACTTACAAGCTGAAAATCCATATTCAAGTGTAGTAGCTGTGAACAATACAGCAGTAGTGACAAGTGGTGACTATCAAAGATTTTACGAAGTCGATGGCAAGAGATACCACCACATCATTGATTCTGATACACTTTTCCCATCAGATTATTTTAGATCAGTTACTGTAATTCAAAATGATATAGCTTTGGCAGATGCCCTAAGCACATACTTATTTACAGTTGACCTAGAAAGGGGAATGGAAGTTGCCAAAGAATTTGATGCTGAAGTTTTGTGGATTGACAAAGATGGCAATCTCTTTAAGACTCCCGGCTATGAAAAATTAGAAGATTAA
- the glgB gene encoding 1,4-alpha-glucan branching protein GlgB, which yields MQVNLINTDYEAIKSYIAGNSHKGHEIWGALASDDGYIFRVYAPNADAVYVQGDFTNWENIQMTKNVNLGYFFIKLPAKVGDYYKYAVVKDGNWVYHADPFGKAMDYEGDFATLITDDSYEFNDSDFIEKRDKNFDKALNIYELHIGSWLRYGGNVNFLDIVDKLIDHVKKMNYTHVEIMPVTEYPFYPSWGYQSTGFFATSARYGRPVDFKKFVDLLHQNGIGVILDLVAVHFANDYYGLKTFDGTHLYESPYDGLTYSEWGSVNFDYSKGHVRSFMKSSFAYWIENFHIDGIRVDAVSYMIYYNGNENRGVHFDNINFIKDANKDLQNSFPDVMLIAEDSSAYPKVTSPVDEDGLGFDYKWDLGWMNDTTKYFKVDSYNRSHHHSKITFSMFYFYNERFMLPLSHDEVVHLKGAMVNKMSGSYEDKFKELKVLYTYQMAHPGKILNFMGNEIATFDEWNENASINWDILSYPKHDDFNRYLKDLNYLYKENDAFFKYDYEEAGFRWIIVDDANTSVFAFERIADDKRFLVVLNMANLYHGGYEFPYDEDLVFIERLNSFDQKYGGARDNLRKIEVKKGSNLKLELWEYEAAIFEIRENEQTN from the coding sequence ATGCAAGTAAATTTAATTAATACTGATTATGAAGCAATTAAATCATATATAGCTGGTAATTCTCACAAGGGCCATGAAATATGGGGAGCCTTAGCTAGCGATGACGGATATATATTTAGAGTCTATGCGCCTAATGCAGACGCAGTTTATGTCCAAGGAGATTTTACAAATTGGGAAAATATCCAGATGACAAAAAACGTCAATTTGGGATATTTTTTCATAAAACTTCCTGCGAAAGTAGGAGATTATTATAAATATGCAGTAGTTAAGGATGGAAACTGGGTCTACCATGCTGATCCTTTTGGCAAGGCCATGGATTATGAAGGTGACTTTGCAACACTTATCACTGATGATTCCTACGAATTTAATGATTCAGATTTTATTGAAAAAAGAGATAAGAATTTTGATAAGGCCTTAAACATATACGAACTTCATATAGGTTCTTGGTTGAGATATGGGGGCAATGTAAACTTTCTTGATATAGTTGATAAGCTAATCGATCACGTCAAAAAGATGAATTATACTCATGTTGAGATAATGCCAGTTACTGAATATCCTTTTTATCCATCTTGGGGCTACCAATCCACAGGTTTTTTTGCTACAAGTGCTAGATATGGTAGGCCTGTAGATTTTAAGAAATTTGTCGACTTACTTCACCAAAATGGCATAGGAGTTATATTAGATTTAGTGGCAGTTCACTTTGCCAATGATTATTATGGATTAAAGACCTTTGATGGGACTCATCTTTATGAATCACCCTATGATGGGCTAACTTACTCTGAGTGGGGTTCAGTCAATTTTGACTATTCCAAAGGCCATGTAAGGTCATTTATGAAATCATCCTTTGCTTATTGGATAGAAAATTTCCACATTGATGGCATAAGAGTAGATGCAGTTTCCTATATGATCTATTACAACGGCAATGAAAACCGTGGTGTCCATTTTGACAATATAAATTTCATCAAGGATGCAAATAAGGATTTACAAAATTCTTTTCCTGATGTTATGCTAATAGCCGAGGACTCATCGGCATATCCTAAAGTTACAAGTCCTGTTGATGAAGACGGTCTTGGATTTGACTACAAATGGGACTTGGGTTGGATGAATGATACCACTAAGTATTTTAAGGTAGATTCCTACAATAGAAGTCACCACCACTCAAAAATAACATTTTCAATGTTTTATTTTTACAATGAGAGATTTATGCTGCCTCTTAGCCATGACGAAGTAGTTCACCTTAAGGGCGCTATGGTAAATAAGATGAGTGGATCATATGAAGATAAGTTTAAAGAGCTTAAGGTCTTATACACTTATCAAATGGCTCATCCTGGCAAGATTTTAAACTTTATGGGCAATGAAATTGCTACATTTGACGAATGGAATGAAAATGCTAGCATAAATTGGGACATTCTATCCTATCCAAAACATGATGATTTTAATAGATATTTGAAAGATTTAAATTACCTATATAAAGAAAATGATGCATTTTTCAAATATGATTATGAAGAGGCTGGATTTAGGTGGATAATAGTAGATGATGCGAATACATCTGTCTTTGCTTTTGAAAGGATAGCAGATGATAAGAGATTTTTAGTTGTACTTAATATGGCCAATCTCTATCATGGTGGCTATGAATTCCCATATGACGAGGACTTAGTATTTATAGAGAGACTTAATTCTTTTGACCAAAAATATGGAGGAGCAAGAGATAATTTAAGAAAGATAGAAGTTAAGAAAGGAAGTAATCTCAAATTGGAACTTTGGGAATATGAAGCTGCTATATTTGAGATAAGAGAAAATGAACAAACCAATTAA
- the udk gene encoding uridine kinase gives MTDIKIIAVAGGSASGKSSIVKQIDETFEDDLIVIGHDNYYKAHDDMSFDQRSKLNYDYPGAFDNELFYEDLLKLQQGQSIDMPRYDYTIHTRSKETTRISPSKIILIEGILVLEDKKIRDITDTKVFIDADSDVRLQRRILRDTKERGRSLESVLEQYIKQVKPMHEKYVEPTKKYADIIIPRGAKNSKGIEILIKHIADMIEG, from the coding sequence ATGACAGATATCAAAATCATAGCAGTAGCTGGTGGATCAGCCTCAGGCAAATCCTCTATTGTCAAGCAAATTGATGAAACATTTGAGGATGACCTTATTGTTATCGGCCATGACAATTACTATAAGGCCCACGATGATATGTCCTTTGACCAGAGAAGTAAACTAAATTACGACTATCCTGGTGCCTTTGACAATGAACTTTTTTATGAGGATTTATTAAAACTTCAACAAGGTCAATCTATTGATATGCCAAGATATGATTACACTATTCATACTAGGAGCAAGGAAACTACAAGGATAAGCCCTAGTAAGATCATACTAATCGAGGGTATCTTAGTTTTGGAAGATAAAAAAATCAGAGATATCACAGATACAAAAGTTTTTATAGATGCTGATAGCGACGTAAGATTACAAAGAAGAATCCTACGCGATACCAAAGAACGTGGCAGAAGCTTAGAATCTGTATTGGAACAATATATAAAACAAGTTAAACCAATGCATGAAAAATATGTAGAACCAACCAAAAAATATGCTGATATAATAATCCCAAGAGGAGCAAAAAACTCCAAAGGAATCGAGATATTAATTAAGCATATTGCCGATATGATTGAGGGCTAG
- a CDS encoding NAD(P)-dependent oxidoreductase, with product MKITLLNPLEVSEETILNNKEKLEEMGHEFVFYDDLAKDDDEIIERLKDSDIAIITNKPLSAKVIDACPNLELVDVAFTGVDHVDLDAIKKNGITLLNASGYSDDSVAELVIGLAIGVLRKFNENRENIFDNASHKLLGQTLKGKKFGVIGTGNIGIKLIELLQVFGCEILAYSRTEKEEVKDMGVKYTDLDTLLEESDIVSLHIPNNKETKNFLDKDKLDKMKENAILINCARGPVVDNDYLAKLLNDDKVRAGIDVFDMEPPLPADYPLRNAKNCILTNHVAFYTKEAMENRAEIVFNNIYEYLDGNIINEIKL from the coding sequence ATGAAAATTACATTGTTAAATCCCTTAGAAGTTAGTGAAGAAACTATTTTAAATAATAAAGAAAAACTTGAAGAAATGGGTCACGAATTTGTTTTTTATGATGATCTTGCAAAAGATGATGATGAAATAATCGAAAGACTTAAAGATTCTGATATTGCAATAATTACAAACAAACCACTAAGTGCAAAAGTAATAGATGCTTGTCCTAATTTGGAATTGGTAGATGTTGCATTTACTGGTGTTGATCACGTGGATTTGGATGCAATAAAGAAAAATGGCATCACTTTATTAAATGCTAGTGGATATTCTGATGATTCTGTAGCAGAACTTGTAATAGGCCTTGCTATAGGAGTTTTGAGAAAATTTAACGAAAATCGTGAAAACATTTTTGACAATGCCAGCCATAAACTACTTGGTCAAACCCTAAAGGGCAAAAAATTTGGTGTAATTGGTACAGGTAATATTGGCATCAAATTAATAGAACTCTTACAAGTTTTTGGCTGCGAAATCCTAGCTTATTCTAGAACTGAAAAAGAAGAAGTTAAGGACATGGGTGTCAAATACACTGATTTGGATACATTATTAGAAGAGTCTGACATAGTATCACTCCACATTCCAAATAATAAAGAAACTAAAAATTTCTTAGACAAAGATAAGCTTGACAAAATGAAAGAAAATGCAATTTTAATCAACTGTGCTAGGGGACCAGTAGTGGACAATGATTATTTGGCAAAACTACTAAATGACGACAAAGTCCGTGCTGGTATAGATGTTTTTGATATGGAACCACCTCTTCCAGCGGACTATCCACTTAGAAATGCCAAAAATTGTATTTTGACCAATCACGTGGCATTTTACACCAAAGAAGCTATGGAAAATAGGGCTGAAATTGTATTTAACAATATATATGAATATTTAGACGGAAATATTATAAACGAGATTAAATTATGA
- a CDS encoding nucleoside deaminase: MDNISFSDLDKFYMNEALYEARLARFVEEVPVGCVIVYDGKIIGRGHNFTYKGKSALYHAELIAIKEANEYFDDFRLEETTMYVTMEPCSMCAGAIINSRIGRLVIGIPDYKRGACGSNTNITGDRSQLHFLDAEFGLMEEECLYELQTFFKMLRKRSKEKKKMGKVD; this comes from the coding sequence ATGGATAATATTTCTTTTTCTGATTTAGATAAATTTTATATGAATGAAGCCTTATATGAGGCACGTCTTGCTCGTTTTGTTGAGGAAGTGCCTGTGGGTTGTGTGATTGTCTATGATGGCAAAATTATTGGTCGTGGTCACAATTTCACTTACAAGGGTAAGTCTGCCCTATACCATGCTGAGCTTATTGCAATCAAAGAAGCCAATGAGTATTTTGATGATTTTAGATTGGAAGAAACTACCATGTATGTCACTATGGAACCTTGTTCAATGTGTGCTGGGGCTATAATCAATTCTAGGATAGGAAGACTTGTTATAGGCATACCAGATTACAAAAGAGGTGCTTGTGGTTCTAATACCAATATCACAGGAGATAGGAGCCAACTACACTTCTTGGATGCTGAGTTTGGATTGATGGAAGAAGAATGCCTATATGAACTTCAAACTTTCTTTAAAATGCTTAGAAAAAGATCTAAGGAAAAGAAAAAAATGGGTAAAGTTGATTAA
- a CDS encoding type II toxin-antitoxin system RelE/ParE family toxin, with protein sequence MTYSLVLSKNVRKTLKKMDRQVALMISKDMKNKLDGMENPRSFGKALTGDYKGLWRYRFGQYRVICDIRDDKLIILALEVGHRKNIYK encoded by the coding sequence GTGACTTATAGCTTAGTTTTATCTAAGAATGTTAGAAAAACCCTAAAGAAAATGGATAGGCAAGTTGCTCTTATGATTTCCAAAGATATGAAAAATAAGCTTGATGGAATGGAAAATCCTAGAAGTTTTGGCAAAGCATTAACTGGGGACTATAAGGGTCTATGGAGATATAGATTTGGTCAATACAGGGTAATTTGTGATATCAGAGATGATAAATTAATTATCTTGGCCTTAGAAGTGGGTCATAGAAAAAATATATATAAATAG
- a CDS encoding type II toxin-antitoxin system RelB family antitoxin, producing the protein MANVSLRLNEEEDQLFRSYSKYTGKSLSELFKSALAEKIEDQLDYEIGINALDEFNKNPETITIDQMIGELESDL; encoded by the coding sequence ATGGCTAATGTTTCTTTAAGATTAAATGAAGAAGAAGATCAACTTTTTAGATCTTATTCAAAATACACTGGCAAGAGTTTATCTGAGCTTTTTAAGTCTGCATTGGCAGAGAAAATTGAAGATCAACTAGATTATGAAATCGGAATTAATGCTCTGGACGAATTTAATAAAAATCCTGAAACAATCACTATAGACCAGATGATTGGAGAGCTTGAAAGTGACTTATAG